The genomic segment AATAGTAGCTAGTTATTGCATACAATTAATAGAGCATAATGTTATGGTCTAGCCCTATTGGGCCATCGCGGGTGCTAGCCGCAGACGGTTGCCCGGGCCCTTTGGCCAttacggcaaaagagtacgaatTAAACtagtcccttgtgactgctcaatctagcactatacaggctcccCCAGTTGcacaagactgggcttaagcccagacctttacacTAGGTAATCTATTTTACTCTATAGGTATTTTGTAGGTTATACTCTTTATCTAAGTTTACCTAGTAAAGCTAAATAGGTTTCTGATTCACAAGGACCTACGGGTATTTGACACCCTACTGAAAACTCATGTAGGCTTCTTGGCATCTCACGCTTAGGTCGACTTCGGTGCCGACCGCGACTAGCCAAGTTAAGGCTATCAACCATAACGGGACGTGCTTCACATTAGGCTTTCCCCAAGGCGGTGGCATCCCTGTAAGTCGGGCCTACGCCTCACGTGTCTGAACTGAAATGCTCACAAACCGTTCCCACAGAATGAATTGAAGATTCGATGGCTAGGGAGCACAGCCTCGTCGCATAGATTAGCGGCAATCTGACCATTGGCAAGCAGAGGTCGCCACGTGCACACCATTGGTGCGTAGTAGGCCTCAACTGGTCCTCGTTTGCTGCAGAACGGCGAGTGTGCCAGTGCCCATTTCGACCCCAACAACGCCCATCTGCGGCCCTGCCAAACTTTGTCCCCTAGTTGCATCACCTTGCAGGACAAACTTCGCTAGATTCCCTTCTTGTGCAAAGTGGTGAAGTCGTAACAGACGCAGGGCGCCTCCCATTCTAGTGCCGTCTTGGAGATCTCATACTGTCTTGGCAAGACCCTTGAGATGCCAGGGGACTGGGAATATTCCAGATGTCACCAAACATGGCTGACCTGCAGTGCCACGAGGCAGGAGGAAACAAgtgacgtctggtgcatcGAGAATGACAACTCAATACGCCCAAGAGCGTATTGCTGTGACGGATGCGCTCTCTATCTTGCCCAGCAAGTTGGTATGTCGCACAATCATGATTGATTGACAAGTTTTGTGGCGGGGAGTGGTTGGCCAGTGCTCAACTCAGCCGTGGCCGGCTTCCTCGCTTGAATGCTTGAATGGGCGAGGTGTGTGTGACCAGTGGAACGCGACATGGGTGGCGGATTGCAGATTCCATTCTATTTCCAGTTTGTTTGTCGTTGATGCACAGATGCATGGAAGTTCTTTGAACTGGGCATGTCGGAGGTGGCCCAGGACATGTTACAGACCTTTGAAAAACAGGTGAAAGATGGATGATTCAACGTCTCGCCCTTTTGTGATAAGTTGATTGCCAAAAGCCACTTCTCGTCCTTGGGCGCTGACCGGGTCGCCACCAAGCAATGGTTTGCTCGTCGTTGTTTGTCGCATTTGCTGACACCAGAGGTGAAGTCATCATGCGGCTGTGACGGAGACTCATCCCTGTATGTGTCCTTCCAGATTCGCAGCTCGGAGACTACGACAGACTGCCTTGTGCATCTGAGGTTAGCCCAACGAGGGAAATTGCAATGGCGATGGTACTGATCATGGATGCTTGCCTAGTGTGGTTCGCCCCCTCGttcagccaccaccaccagacaacataGCAAACTAAGCCCGTCGTGGGTCCAAGGGAGGAAATGCAAGGTTCGCCACAGGACCGTCAAGTTCAGTGCTCATCAGGGAATAGCACAGAAGTCAAGGTGTCAGACGTCGTTCAAGGTTGGTGGATGCGGTAGgtcctggtctggtggtactACTCCAGCAAGTCGGGCGTCGGACACAGATTGTGGAGGAACATCAAACAGACCAACGTTGACGCCAAGACCTTCCTCAATGCTGGGTTTGTCTAGTcgctcctgctcctgctcctgctcctgctcctgccaGACAGAAGATTAAAAAGCCACTGTACCACCTCCCACCCCGGCTCTCTCGAATCAGGAAACTTCCATTTCTTTGCATCTCTCTCACCAGCACCATTGCATCTTTCCATCAGCCTTGTTCAAGGTCGCACTGCTTTTGATTGTAACGCAAAAGAAGTATCATTGTTTCTGCCGTTCCTATCCTCCCTTAGAACCTGCATTTCTAGCTGTGTTCCTGCAGCTGGTGCCTGACCAAGCTCGTGtccaacaaccccaacaacCAGTCGCCCTCAGCGGCCCACACATACGTCAACATGCGGTTCGACATTGCTCTGCTCGCCGCTTCACTACTGTCAAGCGCTGCTGCAGGTGTCATTGAACCACAGCATGCTGTCAAAGTAGATGTTGCAACCCAAGACGACAACGACTTATTCAAGCGAAAAGGaggtggtggcggcggtggtcgcggaggcggcggtggaggaggcaAGGGAGGTAGCAGTGGAGGAAGCAGTGGAGGAAGCAGCGGAGGAAGCAGTGGTGGAAAATCTGGTTCTAGTTCCGGCTCTGGCAGTGGATCGTAAGTGCACCGAACCCATCCTCTCTTGTCGTCTTTCAATCTGTTCAAGATACCAACTGTTGATCTTCCAGCCGCGGAAATACTGCTGGCAGCTCCAACACTGGCGGCACATCAAAGGGAGGCACCGGGCCTCCACgtgcctttggtggcggcTCTTACTATGGCGGAGGTGCTGCAAGACCATACAGATCTGGTCTTCCTACCGCAGCTGGTATAGGTGCTCTAGCTTTCACCGCTGgggccttggccttctgGCCAGGTCACTGGTATTATGGCGCCTATCTATATCCCTATCACAACAGATATACTTTCCACAACGACACCACCAACCGAACTGAAAGTCTCCCCGTCGTCTGCGGGTGTGCCAAGTATGCCGTGTGCGGTTGTGATGAGAACAACACCACAATGAAGGAGCTCGTCGGCAACGGCACGTACGCTGCCCTCAACCAATCTGTCATCAACGTTGGCGACTATCGGGGTCGAAAGAGCTTTCTTGTTAACGGAACACTTCCGAACGGCACCACCGCCGATGGCCCTGATGAGGGTTCCAATGCTGGTGTCGGAGTTGGCATGAAGAGCCTAGTTGAGGCTGCTGGCATGTGGCCGGCCGTGGCATGTGTTCTCGCTGCCATCCTTCTGGCATAAATTGCTGCAGCAAAATCTTGAACCTTTCTTTTGTCCTGCTTCAACAGGCTCGCGCCTTGTTCGTAGCGGTTGTACGATTCTGAATAGCAGATGGCGGTCAGACGATACCCAGCGGCGTGATGGATGGTCAGCGATATCCGATGTTGCTCTTGATTTTCTCCCCACATATAtattctttctttttttctttattGGACCCATGATTACGATAAAGATAGTGTGAAAGCGGTTACTGGGATAACAATATTTAGAAGTCGAAGAGTTGGCTGTAGGAGCACTCATAGACAATAGGGGCATTAGCATcccaaatacaaatacaaatacagAGCATAACGCAATTATGCCGTACAACGCGTTGCGCAAGTGACAGATCACTCGTAAAGTGAATAAGGAGGGGACGCGATGTAAAGGTACAATTAGAAGGAAAATGCTTTGCCTGGGAAGAAGATGGTCCAATGCTTCTTCATGCAGCCCAATTTCGTATTGTTTCTCCTTACAATCGACTTCGCGTGTGACACAACTTTTTACCGCTGTAACAGGAgtttcttccaccacaatatggatTACGTGCC from the Pochonia chlamydosporia 170 chromosome 6, whole genome shotgun sequence genome contains:
- a CDS encoding conserved glycine-rich protein (similar to Metarhizium acridum CQMa 102 XP_007813995.1), giving the protein MRFDIALLAASLLSSAAAGVIEPQHAVKVDVATQDDNDLFKRKGGGGGGGRGGGGGGGKGGSSGGSSGGSSGGSSGGKSGSSSGSGSGSRGNTAGSSNTGGTSKGGTGPPRAFGGGSYYGGGAARPYRSGLPTAAGIGALAFTAGALAFWPGHWYYGAYLYPYHNRYTFHNDTTNRTESLPVVCGCAKYAVCGCDENNTTMKELVGNGTYAALNQSVINVGDYRGRKSFLVNGTLPNGTTADGPDEGSNAGVGVGMKSLVEAAGMWPAVACVLAAILLA